Part of the Leptolyngbyaceae cyanobacterium genome is shown below.
ATATTCCCATAATTTTTATTAGCGCTTTAGACGAAGTGCTAGACAAAGTAAAAGCCTTTACTGTTGGTGGAATAGATTACATTACTAAACCTTTTCAAGTAGAAGAAGTTTTAGCAAGAGTAGAAAATCAATTAACTATTCAAAGATTACAAAAGCAATTAATGGAGAAAAATGAAAGATTACAACAAGAAATTCTGGAACGTCAAAAGGCAGAAGCAACAGCCTTAGCTGCCTCGAAAGCTAAAAGCGAATTTGTTGCCAACATGAGTCACGAATTGCGTACTCCCTTAAACGCTATCTTAGGCTTTACCCAATTAATGAATCGTGACTGTTCTCTTTCTAACGAACAGAGAGAAAACCTAGAAATAATTAGTCGCAGTGGCGAGCATTTGCTGGAATTAATCGATGACGTTTTAGAAATGTCAAAAATAGAAGCAGGCATGATTTCCCTTAATGAGAGTAGTTTTGATTTATATTGCCTGCTCGATAATATTGAAGTAATGTTACAACTCAAAGCCGAAATTAAGGGTTTGCAATTAATATTTAATATTGCCTCTAACGTACCTCAATATGTCAAGACAGACCAAAAAAAATTAAGAGGTTGTTTAATCAATCTGCTCGGTAATGCCATTAAATTTACCGATCGAGGTAAAATAACCTTACGAGTAAATTTAGGCTACGATAACGACCCTAATAACATTAAAGTTTTGCCTGACAAAAACCTTTATTTTGAAGTAGAAGATACTGGCCCTGGCATTGCCAATCATGAATTGACAAACTTATTCGATGCTTTCGTGCAAACAGAAACAGGCCGCAATTCAATGGAAGGAACTGGTTTGGGTTTAGCCATCAGCCGTCGATACGTGGAAGTGATGGGAGGAAATATTACGCTTAGTAGTGTTGTTGGTAAAGGAACTATTTTCAAATTTCACATCAAGCTTCAAATAGCAAATGAAATTGATGCGATGCCCAAACCTATGCGGCGAGTTATTGGTATAGAACCAGGCCAAAAAATTTATCGTATTTTAGTAGCAGATGACCGGAAAGAAAATCGTAAATTGTTAGTTAAATTACTCGAACCAATCGGGTTTCAAGTCCGAGAAGCAGAAAACGGTCAAGAAGCAGTTACTCTCTGGGAAAATTGGCAACCCAACCTAATTTTTATGGATACGCGGATGCCAGTCAAGAATGGTATAGAAGCTACTAAAGAAATTAGAGCTAGAGAAATCAGCAAGCAACGAGGAAAAGAACCCCATTACCCTACTCCAATTCTGGCCTTAACTGCCAGTGCTTTTGAAGAAAGGCGAATCGAAATATTAGCAGCAGGTTCTAATGAATTTATCCGCAAACCATTTGTGCAAGAAATTATCTTTGAAAAAATCGGTGAATACCTAAAAGTGCGTTATCTTTATGAAGAAATTTTTCCTTTAATCAAATACCAAAAGAAAGGCAATTCCGTTGGCAAGTTCCCCGCTCGTTTTTTGTTAGATAACTTAGTTGTCATGCCTCCCTCTTGGCTAGATGATTTATATCAAGCAGCTAACCAAGTTAATGAAGAATTAGTTGTTCGTTTAATTGAGGAAATACCAGGAGAGCAAGCCACCTTATCAGAAGCTTTAACCAATTTATTGCAAGATTTTCGTCTCGATATCATAGTGCGTTCAATTGAATTGATTAAAAATTCTTCAGAACCTTGAGCTATAAATTAAAAAATGAACGAATTTACAATGATTAATAACGCAATTAAAATATTAGTGGTGGACGACCAGCCGAATAACTTAAGATTTTTATCCAACGTACTTAAGGAACGAGGTTACCAAGTGCAAAGAGCCATTAATGGTCAATTAGCATTAAACGCGGCTCTATTGTCTCCACCGGATTTAATTTTGCTGGATATCATGTTGCCAGACATCAATGGTTATGAAGTTTGTGCTTCTCTAAAAACCACAGAGCAAACTAAAGATATTCCGGTAATTTTTTTAAGTGCTTTGAATGAAACGCAAGAAAAAGTTAAAGCCTTTAGAATAGGTGGGGTTGATTATATAACTAAACCTTTTCAATCTGAAGAAGTTTTGGCTCGCATAGAAAGTCAATTAACTATTCAAAAGTTACAAAAGCAACTCAAGCAACAAAACGAGATTTTACAAAATCAAATCAAAGAGCGCCAACAAACAGAAAAATCGCTTAAACAAGCGCATCAACAATTAGCGTTTCATGTCGAAAACTCACCTTTAGCAGTTATTGAATGGAACCATCAATTTCGAGTACAGCGCTGGTCTGCTCAAGCAGAGAAAATATTTGGCTGGGCAGCCAGAGAAGTTTTAAATAAGTCTTGGGATGAGTTGGAATTTGTTTTTGATGAGGATTTTGATGAAGTAACCCAAGTAATTACTCATCTGTTAAATGGTACTCAAACTAGAAATACGTGCCACAATCGCAACTATACAAAAGATGGTTCGGTAGTGCATTGCGAGTGGTATAACTCTGCTTTATTAGACAATGCGGGTAACTTAGTATCGATTTTATCTTTAGCTTTAGATGTGAGTAATCGCAAAAAAGCAGAAGCGGCTTTACGAGCTAGCGAAGCACTTTATGCAGGTATATTCAATCATTCAGCAGAGGCAATTTTTTTACTTAATGTCTCACCAGATGAGAAATTTATTTTTGAAACTATTAATCCTACCAGTGAATTAGTCATGGGTATTTCAGCAGGGGATATTAGAGGTAAAACTCCTGCTGAGGTAGTGTCAAACCAAATAGCTATCCATTTTGAAGAACGCTACCGTGCTTGCGTTGCAGCTGGTGTTCCGATTAGTTATGAAGAAAGTTTGACATTGCCAATCGGAAATCGCACTTGGCGCACTATTCTAATTCCCATTCGAGATGCGGCAGGTAATATTATCAAATTGCAAGGTAGTTCTAGGGATATTACTGACGAAATTCGTCAGCGTCAAGAACTAGCGCGTTCTAATGCCGAACTCGAACAATTTGCCTATATTGCTTCTCATGATTTGCAAGCACCTTTAGCAACTATTACTAGTTACGCTCAACTTTTAGAACAACGTTATAAGGAAAAAATTGATGCTAAGGGGGAAAGATTTATTCGTAATATCGTGCAAGGTACGATGCGAATGCAAAGCTTAATTGATGACTTGCTGGAGTATTCGCGAGTTGGCAGAAACGAACAACCGTTTGAAGCCATAGATTGCAATATGGTATTTGAAGAAGCTTGTGCTAATCTCCAATTGGATATCTATAATAATCAAGCAGTTGTTACTTGTGACAAGTTGCCAACAGTAATGGGGGATTTTTCCAGGTTGGTGCAACTATTCCAAAATTTAATCGGTAATGGAATTAAGTATCGCCGTCAGGAATCTCCCAATGTTAATATCACTATCTCTCGTCGGGAAGATGCTTGGTTGTTTGCGGTTAAAGATAATGGAATCGGTATCGAGCCTAAGTACAGCGATCGCATTTTTCAAATTTTCCAGCGCCTCCATAGCCGAAATGATTATGCTGGCACGGGTATTGGTTTAGCAATCTGCAAAAAAATTGTGGAAAGTCACGGCGGTCAAATCTGGGTAGAATCCCAACCAGGTCAAGGGTCAACTTTTTATTTTACATTGGGCGATCTAAAAAATTGATATTTTTATTTAAATTTAAGTAAGCCGGAGGTAGGAAGGAAGAGGCTGAAAGTTTACAGCAGATTCCTGTTACCTGAAGTAATAAAAACCCAGTTTCTTCAAGAAACCGGGGTTATATGTACCGCATTGACCTGGAAAGCGCTGTAAATTCACTTTTTGTTACATATTCTTGTTGATTTGCGTTTTTCTGCTGAACAAAAAATCGATATCAGGGGTCATCAACCGCACAGATATAAGAAGGAAGTTTGGTATGATACAAGCTGCTTACTTAATTACAATAGCAAACGGCAAGTCAAAACAAGGCTCAATCCCTTTTTTGCCAAGGCTTGACTATGCCAAAAATCGACCTTGAGTAAAAAGTGATGATTTCACGTAGTAAAAACTTTACCATTTTGCTCGCTAATGATGACGACGATCAATGTTTTCTGATTAAGGAAGCTTTACAAGAAGTGGAATTAACTATCAATCTCTACTTTGTGAAAGATGGGGAGCAACTACTAGATTACTTATACCATCGTGCTGACTACCAAGCACCTAGCACTTCTCCTCGCCCTCACTTGATATTGCTCGATTTAAATATGCCCGGGATTTCTGGTTTAGAAGCACTACCCGTCATTAAGTCCGATACTAACTTGCGTCCGATACCGATCGTTATTTTAACGACATCCCATCAAAAAGGAGATATTTTTCGCGCCTATGACTTAGGTGCAAATTCTTTTATCGCCAAACCAGTTACTTTTGAAGGATTGGTGGAAGTGATGAAAAGTCTATGCCACTACTGGTTTGACGTTGTTTCTTTAATTTATTCAACTTGAAACTTTATAGTTGAGGTTATCAAGTTTTCTATAAAAAATATAAATTATTATAAATATTTTATCTCTTTTTTTATTTTTGTATTAGAATTTTATGAGTTAAAAAAATGAATAATTTTCTCTCTAATTAAATAATAGTAGCTGCCTACTAGCTCCCAGTGCTAAAATAATGTTTCATACTAAAATTACGGTTAATATATCTTCAGGCAAAACCAAGTACTGCTAACTCAATACTTGTCTACTAGCTCGACATTAATAAACAACGATTTTTTATAGAAGTTAAAATTAAACTATCATATTAATTGGAAAAATTACCTGCTATGATAACAACTTGTTTACCTCGGAGCGAACGCAATAGTTTAAAAATACTTTTAGTAGAAGATAATGTAGAAGATGCGGAATTAATTGAAGAACTGCTATTAGAACCTAGTTTTATTGCCACAAATTGTATAACCAAAGTTACTAGGGTCGGGGAAGCCATCGAAGCTTTAAATCAGGAAGTTTTTGATGTAATATTACTAGACCTTTCCCTGCCAGATAGTCAAGGATTTGATAGCCTAGCTAGAGTAGCAGAATATAGCCCGAAAACTCCGATTATCGTATTAACAGCCTGTAACGATCGCGAATTAGCGCTTCAACTACTTCAGGCTGGCGCTCAGGATTATTTAGTAAAAACAAACATTAATAATTCGATTTTAATTCTCTCCTTACAGTTAGCGATCGAGCGAAAGAAAAGCCGAGAAACCATCCAAAAAATGGAAGAACTAGCTAGCTTTCAGCAAGCAGTTTTAAACAGTACCAACTATGCAATTATCGGCACTACGATTAATGGCACTATTCATACCTTTAATACCGCAGCCCAGCAACTATTAGGATATCAATCAGCAGAAGTAATCGGAATTGCCACACCTGCGATCCTTCACGATCCGCAACAAATCCGCGAACGCGCTAGAGAATTATCGCAAAAATTGAACATCGCTATAGAACCTGGATTTGAAGTATTGGTGGCGAAAGCACGGCGAGGAGAAACCGATGAAAGAGAATGGACTTATATTCGTAAAGATGGCGCTCGTTTTCCAGTGTTACTGTCGGTAACGCCGATCGGAGATGGATTTGGTAATATTACTGGTTTTTTAGGAATTGCTAGGGATATTACCAAGGACAAACAAACAGAAGCAGCTTTGCACTTTAGCGAAGAAAGATTGCAAATGGCTTTAGAAGGTAGCGGTTTAGGAATGTGGGATTGGAATATCCGCACTGGAAAAACCTATTTCGATTCCCAGTGGAAGAAAATGTTGGGTTACGAATCTTGGGAAATTGAAAATAATTACCAAGCTTGGGAACAACTCTTACATCCAGAAGACTTACCCAGAGTTTTGCAAATTTTAAACGATCACCTGCAAGGTTATACGGATATTTACGAAGTAGAATTTCGCATAAAAAATAAATCCGGAAATTGGCAATGGATTTTATCGCAAGGGAAGATTTTCAACCGGGATGAATTAGGAAATCCCGTGCGGATGTTGGGTACTAATTTAGATATTAGCGAGCGCAAAGCAGCAGAAGAAGAGAACCTCAAATTAACCGATAATTTACAAGAAGCACAGAGAATTGCTCACATCGGTAATTGGGAATTTGACGTTACCAACGGAACGATCGCTTGGTCAGACGAACTATTCCGAATTTTTGGCTGTAAGCCAGGAAAACCACCGACTTTTACTCAACTTGTCAAACAAGTTTATCAAGAAGATCGAGACTCTTTTTTGCAAGTTTTAGAAACAGCCATGACTGAGGGGATACCGTATGATATTGACTATCGAATTTATCGCTTCGATGAAAAACTCAGATATATTAACAGTAAGGGAAAAGCACTGCTGAGTAACTCCGGTCGAGTATTGCGGCTATTCGGTACGGCAATGGATATTACCGAACGCAAGCAAGCAGAAGAAGCTTTACAGCAACAAGTTTTGCGGGAAAGATTGGTAAACGTTATGCAAGAACGCATTCGCCAATCTCTTAATTTGCAAGAAGTTTTAACAACTGCTGTTAAAGAAGTACAACAGTTTTTGCAAACCGATCGCGCGATCGTTTACCGTTTTCACTCAGATCGTAGCGGAGTAGTCGTCGTCGAATCAGTCATTGAAGGATGGATACCCACCCTTGGCATCGATATTCAAAGCCATTGTTCTCACCAAAACGAAGTGCTGATTTATCAAGAAAATACCATTTCTGCCATTGAAGATATTGATAAATCTGGTTTAAGCGAGTGTCAAATCGAGTTTCTCAAACACTTACAAATCAAAGCAGCAATAGTAGTTCCCATTCGGCAAGGAAAAAATTTATGGGGACTGTTAATGGCACACCATTGCAGTAGTCCCAGACAATGGCTTTCTTCGGAAATAGAATCTCTCAAACAACTCAGCGTGCAATTAGCGATCGCCATTCAGCAATCCATCTTATTCGAGCAAGCCAAAAATGAAATTATCGAACGCAAAACCGTAGAAATAGCATTGCGACAATCAGAAGCGCGGGAACGTTCCAAAGCCTTACAACTAGAAATTACCTTACACAAACTAAAAAGTACCCAAGCTCAATTAGTGCATAATGAAAAAATGGCTGGTTTAGGGCAATTAGTAGCTGGTATAGCTCATGAAATTAACAACCCAGTTAGTTTTATTTATGGCAATATTTCACCAGCAATTGAATATGCTTCTAGTCTCACTAATTTGATTAAACTTTATCAAAAATATTATCCAAAACCACCTATAGAAATTTCCGATGAAATTGAAAACATCGAGCTTGATTTTATCACTCAAGATTTTCAAAGATTGCTTGGTTCCATGCAAGAAGGCGCCAAGCGTATCAAGGAAATAGTCTTATCTTTGCGAAACTTTTCCCGTCTTGAAGAAGCAGAAAGCAAACAAGTCGATTTACATTCAGGCATTGACAGCACTCTGCTAATTTTACAACATCGCTTGAAAGAACAACCTAGCCGAGTCGCAATTGAAGTAATTAAAAATTATGGAAAATTACCGAAAGTAGATTGTTATCCAGGTCAGCTAAATCAGGTATTTATGAATATTTTAAATAATGCGATTGACGCTTTAGAACAAAAAATTAGCCAGGACTCTTCTGTTACTCCCCAAATTTCGATAATTACTGAAACAGTAACTCGTCAAGACTCATTACTTTCGGAAAATGAAGAAATATCAAACGAGCGAATTTTAATTCGGATTATTGATAATGGCCCAGGCATCCCATCCAATGTCAAACAACGTTTGTTCGATCCCTTTTTCACCACCAAACCTGTAGGAAAAGGTACGGGATTGGGATTATCCATTAGTTATCAAATTATTGTGGAAAAACATCACGGTACTCTCAGATGTAACTCTGAATTAGGTCACCAAACGGAATTCGCGATCGAGATTCCTTTAAAACCCACATCCCCAAATTAACTAACATCACTAAACATAGTTAGATCGCGTCCAGTCCAATACCCTAAATTACGACTATGCTGATTGATTAACTGGACTTAATGTTACTCATCTGCCAGCTTGTTCTGAGTAACTTCTGCCTAAACCAATAGCTTAAATATTTTCCTGTGGAGAACGGTATCGCAATGTAGAGTAAAATAGCGCAATTTGCTACAAAAAATCATGAATTTCATTTATTTCTCTGGATATATAACCATAATGTCTGAGCTAAACTTTCGGTAGATAAATGAAAATATATTTTTTGTTATATCTATAAGAGTCATCTTCTGAGGAATCATTCTTATGGAGATGATAAAGTTTTTTTAAATTCCTTATTTTTCCATCATCAAGCTAAATATTTCTCTCGATTAGCTCGAACCATTCCTTAAATTCTCATCTATCCTAAGATAATTATCAGAGGTTAACCATCATGTATGCTGATGAATTTGCCAGTCAATATGGAGTAGCGAAAAATAATTTTAAATCCACATCAGTGAGCGAAACAAAAATAGATAACAGTAAGCCATATACCGGAAACAGTGGAAATTTA
Proteins encoded:
- a CDS encoding PAS domain S-box protein; translated protein: MITTCLPRSERNSLKILLVEDNVEDAELIEELLLEPSFIATNCITKVTRVGEAIEALNQEVFDVILLDLSLPDSQGFDSLARVAEYSPKTPIIVLTACNDRELALQLLQAGAQDYLVKTNINNSILILSLQLAIERKKSRETIQKMEELASFQQAVLNSTNYAIIGTTINGTIHTFNTAAQQLLGYQSAEVIGIATPAILHDPQQIRERARELSQKLNIAIEPGFEVLVAKARRGETDEREWTYIRKDGARFPVLLSVTPIGDGFGNITGFLGIARDITKDKQTEAALHFSEERLQMALEGSGLGMWDWNIRTGKTYFDSQWKKMLGYESWEIENNYQAWEQLLHPEDLPRVLQILNDHLQGYTDIYEVEFRIKNKSGNWQWILSQGKIFNRDELGNPVRMLGTNLDISERKAAEEENLKLTDNLQEAQRIAHIGNWEFDVTNGTIAWSDELFRIFGCKPGKPPTFTQLVKQVYQEDRDSFLQVLETAMTEGIPYDIDYRIYRFDEKLRYINSKGKALLSNSGRVLRLFGTAMDITERKQAEEALQQQVLRERLVNVMQERIRQSLNLQEVLTTAVKEVQQFLQTDRAIVYRFHSDRSGVVVVESVIEGWIPTLGIDIQSHCSHQNEVLIYQENTISAIEDIDKSGLSECQIEFLKHLQIKAAIVVPIRQGKNLWGLLMAHHCSSPRQWLSSEIESLKQLSVQLAIAIQQSILFEQAKNEIIERKTVEIALRQSEARERSKALQLEITLHKLKSTQAQLVHNEKMAGLGQLVAGIAHEINNPVSFIYGNISPAIEYASSLTNLIKLYQKYYPKPPIEISDEIENIELDFITQDFQRLLGSMQEGAKRIKEIVLSLRNFSRLEEAESKQVDLHSGIDSTLLILQHRLKEQPSRVAIEVIKNYGKLPKVDCYPGQLNQVFMNILNNAIDALEQKISQDSSVTPQISIITETVTRQDSLLSENEEISNERILIRIIDNGPGIPSNVKQRLFDPFFTTKPVGKGTGLGLSISYQIIVEKHHGTLRCNSELGHQTEFAIEIPLKPTSPN
- a CDS encoding response regulator, encoding MISRSKNFTILLANDDDDQCFLIKEALQEVELTINLYFVKDGEQLLDYLYHRADYQAPSTSPRPHLILLDLNMPGISGLEALPVIKSDTNLRPIPIVILTTSHQKGDIFRAYDLGANSFIAKPVTFEGLVEVMKSLCHYWFDVVSLIYST
- a CDS encoding response regulator; translation: MNNPELASNKSNILIVDDTQENLQVLSATLSERGYKVRGVVNGKMAIRVARSACPDLILLDIKMPEMDGYQVCEALKNDRETQNIPIIFISALDEVLDKVKAFTVGGIDYITKPFQVEEVLARVENQLTIQRLQKQLMEKNERLQQEILERQKAEATALAASKAKSEFVANMSHELRTPLNAILGFTQLMNRDCSLSNEQRENLEIISRSGEHLLELIDDVLEMSKIEAGMISLNESSFDLYCLLDNIEVMLQLKAEIKGLQLIFNIASNVPQYVKTDQKKLRGCLINLLGNAIKFTDRGKITLRVNLGYDNDPNNIKVLPDKNLYFEVEDTGPGIANHELTNLFDAFVQTETGRNSMEGTGLGLAISRRYVEVMGGNITLSSVVGKGTIFKFHIKLQIANEIDAMPKPMRRVIGIEPGQKIYRILVADDRKENRKLLVKLLEPIGFQVREAENGQEAVTLWENWQPNLIFMDTRMPVKNGIEATKEIRAREISKQRGKEPHYPTPILALTASAFEERRIEILAAGSNEFIRKPFVQEIIFEKIGEYLKVRYLYEEIFPLIKYQKKGNSVGKFPARFLLDNLVVMPPSWLDDLYQAANQVNEELVVRLIEEIPGEQATLSEALTNLLQDFRLDIIVRSIELIKNSSEP
- a CDS encoding ATP-binding protein, coding for MNEFTMINNAIKILVVDDQPNNLRFLSNVLKERGYQVQRAINGQLALNAALLSPPDLILLDIMLPDINGYEVCASLKTTEQTKDIPVIFLSALNETQEKVKAFRIGGVDYITKPFQSEEVLARIESQLTIQKLQKQLKQQNEILQNQIKERQQTEKSLKQAHQQLAFHVENSPLAVIEWNHQFRVQRWSAQAEKIFGWAAREVLNKSWDELEFVFDEDFDEVTQVITHLLNGTQTRNTCHNRNYTKDGSVVHCEWYNSALLDNAGNLVSILSLALDVSNRKKAEAALRASEALYAGIFNHSAEAIFLLNVSPDEKFIFETINPTSELVMGISAGDIRGKTPAEVVSNQIAIHFEERYRACVAAGVPISYEESLTLPIGNRTWRTILIPIRDAAGNIIKLQGSSRDITDEIRQRQELARSNAELEQFAYIASHDLQAPLATITSYAQLLEQRYKEKIDAKGERFIRNIVQGTMRMQSLIDDLLEYSRVGRNEQPFEAIDCNMVFEEACANLQLDIYNNQAVVTCDKLPTVMGDFSRLVQLFQNLIGNGIKYRRQESPNVNITISRREDAWLFAVKDNGIGIEPKYSDRIFQIFQRLHSRNDYAGTGIGLAICKKIVESHGGQIWVESQPGQGSTFYFTLGDLKN